The Coffea arabica cultivar ET-39 chromosome 1e, Coffea Arabica ET-39 HiFi, whole genome shotgun sequence genome has a window encoding:
- the LOC113699564 gene encoding uncharacterized protein: protein MAGASSSLKEYLKRYQDGNEEEDKKKKKKKKKAKQVDTGVVVVDEDPIWQKPVRIEEEEENDSADEEKPLVDEDIEVKRMKRLELLRARRPFGSISEDGSGWVSISDAPKTSNFSDKVLDISPPRRRRADTPSPEHDLRSSSGRDADLSPPRKRRVRNDTPSPEPMLRPPGTGDAESLLERTRTTRNDSPSPEPDWRSRATGADFSPPRQRQKHYLKEKDERDISPPRRRKASYDTSSSKSGFGPSESRREVVNLSPPRRQRVRHLSPSPLTREETSSPGDPDSDLSPPRRFHQDHLHTSPVADLSPPRKGRKDRYVSSDLSARQATQHLNENDAVQASSALDLSPPRKRKEKSPTSKQQVKTGLVTGQDLKEEIARKKKEDMLRFKEMDPSISGRGAEPVYRDKVTGKRMSKDEFLKSQKKEEKPKEVKLEWGKGLAQKREAEARLQELESEKDKPFARRRDDPELDRMLKERVRWGDPMAHLVKKKQFGPVMEDLGDDEKMKESGFIIPQEIPSHSWLRRGLDAAPNRYGIKPGRHWDGVDRSSGFEKQMFKRMNEKQATEREAYLWSVSDM, encoded by the exons ATGGCTGGTGCATCCTCGTCGCTGAAGGAATATTTGAAAAGATATCAAGATGGGAATGAGGAAgaggacaaaaagaaaaagaagaagaagaagaaggctaAACAGGTTGATACTGGTGTAGTTGTTGTTGATGAAGATCCCATATGGCAAAAACCAGTgagaattgaagaggaagaggagAATGATTCAGCCG ATGAAGAGAAGCCCCTGGTTGATGAGGACATTGAAGTCAAACGAATGAAGAGATTGGAGCTACTTAGAGCTAGACGTCCTTTTGGCTCCATATCTGAGGATGGAAGTGGTTGGGTTTCAATCTCTGATGCTCCTAAAACATCAAACTTTAGTGACAAAGTCTTGGATATCTCACCACCACGTAGGCGGAGGGCTGACACACCATCTCCAGAACATGATCTGAGGTCATCTAGCGGACGAGATGCTGATCTGTCACCACCTCGTAAAAGAAGAGTTCGGAATGATACACCTTCTCCAGAACCCATGCTAAGGCCTCCTGGCACAGGTGATGCTGAGTCGTTGCTAGAACGGACACGTACAACTCGAAACGATTCACCTTCACCAGAACCTGATTGGAGATCAAGAGCAACAGGTGCAGATTTCTCACCTCCTCGGCAAAGACAGAAACATTACCTAAAAGAAAAGGATGAAAGGGATATTTCTCCTCCTCGTAGGAGAAAGGCTTCATATGATacttcatcatcaaaatcagGGTTTGGACCTTCGGAGTCTCGTAGAGAAGTTGTGAATCTTTCACCCCCACGACGGCAAAGGGTACGCCATCTGTCTCCATCGCCATTGACTAGGGAAGAAACATCAAGCCCTGGAGATCCAGATTCTGACCTCTCTCCTCCCCGTCGCTTTCATCAAGATCATTTGCATACCTCTCCAGTGGCAGATCTTTCACCTCCAAGGAAAGGTAGGAAGGATAGATATGTATCAAGTGATCTCTCTGCTCGACAGGCCACTCAGCACTTGAATGAGAATGATGCTGTACAAGCATCCTCTGCTTTAGACCTTTCTCCTccaagaaaaaggaaggagaaatctccaacttcaaaGCAGCAGGTGAAAACTGGTCTAGTTACTGGGCAAGACCTCAAAGAAGAAATCGctagaaagaagaaagaagatatGTTGAGGTTTAAAGAAATGGATCCTTCTATAAGTGGTCGTGGTGCTGAACCTGTCTATCGTGATAAAGTAACAGGTAAGAGAATGTCAAAAGATGAGTTCTTAAAATCgcaaaagaaggaagagaaGCCCAAGGAAGTCAAATTGGAATGGGGTAAAGGATTGGCACAGAAACGAGAAGCTGAAGCAAGACTGCAGGAATTAGAGAGCGAGAAAGACAAACCATTTGCAAGAAGAAGAGATGACCCTGAACTTGACAGAATGCTCAAGGAAAGAGTCAGATGGGGTGATCCTATGGCACACTTGGTCAAGAAAAAGCAGTTTGGGCCAGTTATGGAAGATTTAGGTGATGATGAGAAGATGAAAGAATCAGGTTTCATCATTCCTCAGGAAATCCCCAGTCACAGCTGGCTAAGAAGAGGATTAGATGCTGCACCAAACCGTTATGGTATTAAACCAGGGAGACACTGGGATGGCGTTGATCGCAGCAGTG GTTTTGAGAAGCAAATGTTTAAGAGAATGAATGAGAAACAAGCTACAGAGAGGGAGGCCTACTTGTGGTCTGTGTCTGATATGTGA
- the LOC113690622 gene encoding germin-like protein subfamily 1 member 14, with protein MAFRFHMAAVILTLVFAIVCASDPSPLQDFCVAVPDANATVFVNGKICKDPKLVKPKDFFFPGLNKPGSTANPLGSNVTQVNVNQIPGLNTLGVSLARLDFAPYGLNPPHIHPRATEILFVLEGTLLVGFVTSNPAMNMKNKLFTKVLNPGDVFVFPQGLIHFQFNQGKTDAVAFAGFGSQNPGVITIANAVFGSDPPISPDVLTKAFQVGNDVIKKLQTQFWCDNNYNP; from the exons ATGGCTTTTCGCTTCCATATGGCCGCAGTCATCTTGACACTTGTTTTCGCAATTGTCTGTGCATCTGATCCGAGTCCATTGCAGGATTTTTGTGTGGCAGTTCCTGATGCCAATGCCACCG TATTTGTCAATGGAAAGATATGCAAGGATCCAAAGCTTGTGAAACCCAAAGATTTCTTCTTTCCTGGGCTTAACAAGCCAGGAAGCACAGCAAATCCACTCGGGTCTAATGTAACACAAGTAAATGTGAACCAAATTCCAGGACTCAACACTTTAGGTGTTTCCTTAGCACGCCTCGATTTTGCGCCTTATGGTTTGAACCCTCCCCACATTCACCCTCGTGCTACCGAGATCCTCTTTGTTTTGGAGGGCACTCTTCTTGTTGGCTTCGTCACTTCAAATCCGGCCATGAACATGAAGAATAAGCTCTTCACCAAGGTTTTGAATCCAGGAGACGTGTTTGTGTTCCCGCAAGGCCTCATTCATTTCCAATTCAACCAAGGAAAGACCGACGCTGTTGCTTTTGCTGGTTTTGGCAGCCAGAATCCAGGAGTCATCACCATTGCTAATGCTGTATtcggatcagatcctccaatTTCTCCTGATGTTCTTACCAAAGCATTCCAGGTTGGAAACGATGTCATCAAAAAACTTCAGACACAATTTTGGTGCGATAACAACTACAACCCATAA